A single window of Bradyrhizobium daqingense DNA harbors:
- the hppD gene encoding 4-hydroxyphenylpyruvate dioxygenase: MGPFPHDAPPATISAANPAGTDGFEFVEFAHPEPQKLARLFEQMGYTEVARHKTKDISIWRQGKINYVLNREPNSHAARFVAEHGPCAPAMAWRVVDAKHALKRVLDLGGTEYTGSDKSLGVPAVVGIGGSLLYLVETYGAKGSPYSAEYDWTGEVDPTPKGVGFYYLDHLTHNVMRGNMDTWYKFYSQTFNFREIRYFDISGKLTGLTSRALTSPCGKIRIPINESADDKSQIEEYLRQYKGEGIQHIAVGTDDIYSATDAIATRGLEFMPGPPAIYYDKSFDRVKGHTEPLERMRKYGILIDGEGVVDGGQTRILLQIFSKTVIGPIFFEFIQRKGDDGFGEGNFKALFESIEADQIQRGVLKAS, encoded by the coding sequence TTGGGTCCCTTCCCTCACGATGCCCCACCCGCCACGATTTCGGCTGCCAACCCGGCCGGTACCGACGGCTTCGAGTTCGTCGAGTTCGCCCATCCCGAGCCTCAGAAGCTCGCCAGGCTCTTCGAGCAAATGGGCTATACCGAGGTCGCCCGGCACAAGACCAAGGACATTTCCATCTGGCGCCAGGGCAAGATCAATTACGTCTTGAACCGCGAACCGAATTCCCATGCCGCCCGCTTCGTGGCCGAGCACGGCCCTTGCGCTCCGGCCATGGCCTGGCGCGTCGTCGATGCCAAACATGCCCTGAAGCGCGTCCTCGACCTCGGCGGCACCGAATACACCGGCAGTGACAAATCACTCGGCGTACCTGCCGTTGTCGGGATCGGTGGCTCCCTCCTGTATCTGGTCGAGACTTATGGCGCGAAGGGCTCACCCTATTCCGCCGAGTACGACTGGACCGGCGAGGTCGATCCCACGCCGAAAGGCGTCGGCTTCTATTATCTCGATCACCTCACGCACAACGTGATGCGCGGCAATATGGACACCTGGTACAAGTTCTACAGCCAGACGTTCAATTTCCGAGAGATCCGTTACTTCGACATCTCGGGCAAGCTTACGGGCTTGACGTCGCGCGCGCTGACCTCTCCCTGCGGCAAGATCCGCATCCCGATCAACGAGAGCGCCGACGACAAAAGCCAGATCGAGGAATATCTGCGCCAATACAAGGGCGAAGGCATCCAGCACATCGCCGTCGGCACGGACGACATCTATTCGGCAACCGATGCGATTGCCACTCGCGGGCTCGAGTTCATGCCGGGGCCGCCAGCGATCTACTACGACAAGTCGTTCGATCGCGTTAAGGGGCACACCGAGCCGCTCGAGCGCATGCGTAAGTACGGGATACTCATCGACGGCGAAGGTGTCGTCGATGGCGGACAGACTCGCATCCTGCTCCAGATCTTCTCGAAGACCGTGATCGGGCCAATCTTCTTCGAATTCATCCAGAGAAAGGGGGACGATGGCTTCGGCGAGGGCAACTTCAAGGCCCTGTTCGAGAGCATCGAGGCGGATCAGATCCAGCGCGGCGTGCTCAAGGCGTCTTGA
- a CDS encoding Lrp/AsnC family transcriptional regulator, giving the protein MDQFDVKLLQALQSNGRLSNFELADVVGLSSSQCSRRRAALEDAGTIASYHAHLDRGALGLGIVVFVQVTLATHSPDNSRRFSKLIESLEEVQEAYALTGEADYLIKITITDLKALSRLLNDVFLPHDSVAHVRSSIVLDCLKQTARLPLGHLIPVETSKPRPAMNSRARGEGRRRPRKA; this is encoded by the coding sequence ATGGATCAGTTTGATGTAAAACTGCTACAAGCGCTTCAGTCCAATGGACGCCTGTCGAATTTTGAACTGGCCGATGTCGTGGGCCTGTCGTCCTCCCAGTGCTCGCGGCGCCGGGCCGCGCTCGAAGATGCTGGGACGATCGCAAGCTACCACGCTCACCTCGACCGCGGGGCGCTCGGGCTCGGCATCGTCGTCTTCGTGCAGGTGACGCTTGCGACCCACTCGCCGGACAATTCGAGGCGCTTCTCCAAGTTGATCGAGAGCCTGGAGGAGGTGCAGGAGGCGTACGCGCTCACCGGCGAAGCAGACTATCTGATCAAGATCACGATCACCGACCTCAAGGCGCTCTCGCGACTCCTCAACGACGTATTTCTGCCGCACGACAGCGTCGCGCACGTGCGCTCATCCATCGTTCTCGATTGCCTGAAGCAAACCGCTCGGTTGCCGTTAGGACACCTGATACCTGTCGAGACAAGCAAGCCTCGTCCGGCGATGAATTCTCGAGCGCGCGGCGAAGGGCGTCGACGACCTAGAAAGGCTTGA
- the lipA gene encoding lipoyl synthase gives MTVVLDLLDKDPRAKLRPDAPRHPEKVNRPETPLQRKPAWIRVKAPGSDAWAETRRIVRENKLVTVCEEASSPNIGECWAKKHATFMIMGDTCTRACAFCNVRTGLPGPLDADEPAKIAEAVAKLGLEHVVVTSVDRDDLADGGAAHFAATIAAIRAASPATSIEILTPDFLRKQGALETVVAAKPDVFNHNMETVPSKYLAVRPGARYFHSVRLLQRVKELDPQIFTKSGIMVGLGEIRSEVLQLMDDLRSADVDFLTIGQYLQPTRKHHPVVSFVTPDEFDAYEKTAYAKGFLLVSATPLTRSSHHAGDDFRKLRASSRHQQTPT, from the coding sequence ATGACCGTCGTACTCGATCTCCTCGACAAGGATCCGCGCGCGAAGCTGCGACCGGACGCGCCGCGCCATCCGGAGAAGGTGAACCGTCCGGAGACGCCCCTGCAGCGCAAGCCGGCGTGGATCCGCGTGAAGGCGCCGGGCTCAGACGCCTGGGCCGAGACCCGACGCATCGTGCGCGAGAACAAACTCGTAACCGTGTGCGAGGAAGCGTCCAGCCCGAATATCGGCGAGTGCTGGGCGAAGAAGCACGCGACCTTCATGATCATGGGGGACACCTGCACGCGCGCCTGCGCATTCTGCAACGTGCGGACCGGCCTGCCCGGCCCGCTCGACGCTGATGAACCCGCCAAGATCGCCGAAGCCGTTGCCAAGCTTGGGCTCGAGCATGTCGTCGTCACGTCGGTCGATCGCGACGATCTTGCCGATGGCGGGGCGGCACACTTCGCTGCGACCATCGCCGCGATCCGCGCGGCGAGCCCGGCAACCTCGATCGAGATTCTGACGCCGGACTTTCTGCGCAAGCAAGGCGCGCTCGAGACGGTCGTGGCGGCGAAACCGGACGTGTTCAATCACAATATGGAAACGGTGCCGTCAAAATATCTGGCGGTGCGCCCGGGGGCGCGCTACTTCCATTCGGTCCGACTGCTGCAACGCGTAAAGGAGCTCGATCCGCAGATCTTCACCAAGTCCGGCATCATGGTTGGCCTCGGCGAGATCAGGAGCGAGGTGCTGCAATTGATGGACGATTTGCGCTCCGCAGACGTCGACTTCCTGACCATCGGCCAGTATCTGCAGCCCACGCGAAAGCATCACCCCGTGGTCAGCTTCGTGACGCCCGACGAATTCGACGCTTATGAGAAGACCGCCTATGCCAAGGGCTTCTTGCTCGTATCTGCAACACCGTTGACGCGCTCTTCCCATCACGCCGGCGATGATTTCCGCAAACTGCGCGCCTCAAGTCGACATCAGCAAACGCCGACATAG